In Arthrobacter citreus, a genomic segment contains:
- a CDS encoding COX15/CtaA family protein — MELDSVIPTSTGKPVHSSPASGAPAASKTVRALAVASLAANIGIVVTGGAVRLTASGLGCPEWPLCTPDSLTTTPEMGVHGIIEFGNRLLTFVLAAIAFAMVFSVWKARAERGDLFKLSVFLLAGIPAQALLGGITVWTGLNPWIVGGHFIVSMVLIVLATVLVNRAWLTPRQLASANGPLANRTLRPLLGALGVLSGLSVLLGVVVTGSGPHAGDHGAARNGLDPDLVTRIHVVPVYLLVFALIVALYLVYRHATDGRLRSSLLLLTAVVLVQAVIGYTQHFLHLPIVLVGLHMLGASLLTAAAAHVVFTGFSKKVPGIDAGAPAGGTASKGAASTGDASKTNVRR, encoded by the coding sequence ATGGAGTTAGATTCTGTGATCCCCACATCCACCGGTAAGCCGGTACATTCCTCCCCCGCATCCGGTGCGCCCGCCGCGTCGAAGACGGTGCGTGCCCTGGCCGTTGCCTCGCTGGCCGCCAACATCGGAATTGTCGTGACCGGCGGCGCTGTCCGGCTGACCGCCTCGGGGCTGGGCTGCCCGGAGTGGCCGCTGTGCACCCCTGACTCGCTGACCACCACCCCGGAAATGGGCGTGCACGGGATTATTGAGTTCGGCAACCGGCTGCTCACTTTTGTGCTGGCCGCCATTGCCTTCGCCATGGTCTTCAGCGTCTGGAAGGCCCGGGCCGAGCGCGGCGACCTGTTCAAGCTCTCCGTCTTCCTGCTGGCAGGCATTCCGGCCCAGGCCCTGCTGGGCGGGATCACCGTATGGACCGGGCTGAACCCCTGGATTGTGGGCGGACACTTCATCGTGTCGATGGTCCTGATTGTGCTGGCCACCGTCCTGGTCAACCGCGCGTGGCTCACTCCCCGGCAGCTGGCATCCGCAAACGGTCCGCTGGCCAACCGCACCCTGCGTCCGCTGCTGGGTGCGCTGGGGGTTCTCTCGGGGCTCTCCGTGCTGCTGGGCGTCGTTGTGACGGGCTCCGGCCCCCACGCCGGCGATCACGGCGCGGCCCGCAACGGGCTGGATCCGGACCTGGTGACCCGGATCCACGTAGTGCCCGTTTACCTGCTGGTTTTTGCCCTCATCGTGGCCCTCTACCTGGTGTACCGCCATGCGACCGACGGACGGCTTCGTTCCTCGCTGCTGCTGCTGACCGCAGTGGTTCTGGTCCAGGCGGTTATCGGCTACACCCAGCACTTCCTGCACCTGCCGATCGTTCTGGTGGGACTGCACATGCTCGGCGCATCGCTGTTGACGGCCGCAGCCGCCCATGTGGTGTTCACCGGGTTCTCCAAGAAAGTGCCAGGCATCGATGCCGGTGCCCCTGCCGGCGGTACCGCTTCCAAGGGGGCTGCTTCCACTGGCGATGCTTCCAAGACGAACGTGCGGCGGTAG
- a CDS encoding ABC transporter permease, producing the protein MSAPASLPARILNQGRYEALTMLRNGEQLILAVFLPLMALVALCVTPILDGYGTSRVNMATPGILALCAMSTAFTGQGIATGFDRRYGVLRFLSTTPLGKTGLIAGKGIAVVAVLVIQVAVVSIVAAFFSWQPSWSGIPLALVSLLLGAAAFTALGLLVAGTARPEATLAVTNLLWILLAAVGGIIIPAVNLPDVMQPFVQILPSAALGEAMRSALIDAVFNIPAMLILLAWTILGGLAAVRWFKWS; encoded by the coding sequence ATGAGCGCCCCCGCATCCCTGCCGGCCCGCATCCTGAACCAGGGCCGCTACGAGGCGCTGACCATGCTCCGCAACGGCGAACAGCTGATCCTCGCCGTGTTCCTGCCGCTGATGGCACTGGTGGCGCTGTGCGTTACGCCCATCCTGGACGGTTACGGCACGTCCAGGGTGAACATGGCGACGCCGGGCATCCTGGCCCTGTGCGCCATGTCCACCGCGTTCACCGGCCAGGGCATCGCCACCGGCTTCGACCGCCGCTACGGCGTCCTGCGCTTCCTTTCCACCACTCCCCTGGGGAAAACCGGGCTGATCGCCGGCAAGGGCATCGCCGTCGTCGCCGTCCTGGTCATCCAGGTGGCCGTGGTGAGCATCGTTGCCGCGTTCTTCAGCTGGCAGCCGTCCTGGTCAGGAATTCCGCTTGCCCTGGTGTCGCTGCTTTTGGGGGCCGCCGCCTTTACGGCGCTGGGTCTTCTCGTGGCCGGCACCGCCCGTCCGGAGGCAACACTGGCCGTGACCAACCTGCTGTGGATACTGTTGGCAGCAGTGGGCGGCATCATCATTCCGGCGGTCAACCTGCCCGACGTGATGCAGCCTTTCGTCCAGATCCTGCCCTCCGCCGCACTCGGAGAAGCCATGAGGTCAGCACTGATTGACGCAGTTTTCAATATCCCCGCCATGCTGATCCTGCTGGCGTGGACAATCCTGGGCGGCCTCGCTGCTGTCCGATGGTTTAAATGGAGTTAG
- a CDS encoding ABC transporter ATP-binding protein, with the protein MPNDEPCLTIKGLIKDCGPVAGLDGKMIRVLAGVDFTAHRGSVTALLGANGAGKTTTLECAQGLQPINGGEVRLLGQDPYGAGAELRSRVGVMLQDGGLPPSARPVPLLHHIASMYADPRPVDELVARLGIGSFANSNIRRLSGGQKQRLAMAAALIGRPEVLFLDEPSAGLDPQSRQIVFDLIAELRSEGLGIILTTHLMDDAQRLADYVYIIDAGKTVAQGTVAELTAQTGELAEQRLLTFDAAPGLDLSGAGLPHLTAAEPVPGHYTLRGVITPADLATLASWWARLDLLPAAVHMASRSLEDVFLDLSGREIR; encoded by the coding sequence GTGCCTAACGATGAACCCTGCCTGACCATAAAGGGCCTGATTAAGGACTGCGGTCCGGTAGCCGGTCTCGACGGCAAAATGATCCGCGTGCTGGCGGGCGTGGATTTCACCGCCCACCGCGGGTCAGTCACTGCCCTGCTCGGCGCCAATGGCGCGGGAAAAACCACCACCCTTGAATGCGCCCAGGGCCTGCAGCCCATCAACGGCGGCGAAGTGCGCCTGCTGGGCCAGGACCCCTACGGCGCCGGAGCCGAGCTGCGCAGCCGCGTGGGCGTCATGCTGCAGGACGGCGGCCTCCCGCCGTCGGCCCGCCCCGTTCCCCTGCTGCACCACATTGCTTCCATGTACGCCGATCCCCGTCCCGTTGACGAGCTGGTGGCCCGGCTGGGCATCGGCAGTTTCGCCAATTCCAACATCCGCAGGCTCTCCGGCGGGCAGAAGCAGCGTCTGGCCATGGCGGCCGCGCTGATCGGCCGTCCGGAAGTGCTGTTCCTGGATGAGCCCAGCGCAGGATTGGATCCACAGTCACGCCAGATTGTCTTTGACCTGATTGCGGAACTGCGCAGCGAAGGCCTCGGCATCATCCTCACCACCCATCTGATGGACGACGCGCAGAGACTCGCCGACTACGTCTATATCATCGATGCGGGCAAAACCGTGGCGCAGGGCACGGTGGCGGAACTGACCGCCCAGACCGGCGAGCTCGCCGAACAGCGGCTGCTGACGTTCGACGCCGCACCCGGCCTTGATCTGTCCGGCGCCGGACTCCCGCATCTGACGGCCGCCGAGCCCGTGCCCGGCCATTACACCCTCCGCGGTGTCATCACGCCTGCCGATCTTGCCACGCTGGCCTCCTGGTGGGCCCGCCTGGACCTGCTTCCGGCGGCCGTCCACATGGCCTCGCGTTCCCTGGAAGACGTCTTCCTTGACCTGTCCGGAAGGGAAATCCGATGA
- a CDS encoding helix-turn-helix transcriptional regulator, translating into MSNSEPEAVAKPAAAREAEERTRDRVLGAVLEHGPVSAAELGERLGFTPAAVRRHLDALSTQGLIEVKRVSNPSSGAGRPARRYVLSAQGQAYLGNDYLDIATEALRQLGLAAGPEAIEKFAADRFARMEERYRPTVEAAGPAVSDKAQALAAELTKDGFVGSTTMIGTAKQPSTLLSVQLCQGHCPIQGLASAYTVFCDKETEVFARLLDVDVRRLSTLSRGGHVCTTHIPVGRTGSTAHVPVHAATNQSTSIHQQERP; encoded by the coding sequence ATGAGCAACTCTGAGCCGGAGGCAGTGGCCAAGCCGGCAGCAGCCCGCGAAGCGGAGGAGCGCACCCGGGACCGTGTCCTGGGCGCCGTGCTGGAGCACGGCCCCGTCAGCGCCGCGGAACTCGGTGAACGGCTGGGCTTTACGCCTGCCGCCGTCCGCCGACACCTCGACGCGCTGTCCACCCAGGGCCTGATCGAAGTCAAGCGGGTCAGCAACCCGTCCTCGGGTGCAGGACGTCCGGCCCGCCGGTACGTGCTGAGCGCGCAGGGACAGGCGTATCTGGGGAACGACTACCTGGACATCGCCACCGAAGCCCTGCGCCAGCTGGGTTTGGCCGCCGGACCTGAGGCGATTGAAAAATTTGCCGCAGACCGCTTCGCCCGGATGGAAGAGCGCTACCGTCCGACCGTTGAGGCAGCCGGCCCGGCAGTGTCCGACAAGGCACAGGCCCTGGCGGCAGAACTGACCAAGGATGGATTCGTCGGATCCACCACCATGATCGGCACAGCCAAGCAGCCCAGCACCCTGCTGAGCGTGCAGCTGTGCCAGGGGCACTGCCCCATTCAGGGACTTGCCAGTGCCTATACGGTCTTCTGCGACAAGGAAACCGAAGTTTTCGCCCGCCTGCTGGACGTCGACGTTCGTCGTCTGTCCACGCTGTCCCGCGGGGGTCACGTATGTACGACCCATATTCCCGTGGGTCGAACCGGGTCAACGGCGCACGTCCCCGTGCACGCCGCGACCAACCAGTCCACATCCATTCATCAGCAAGAAAGGCCGTGA
- the sufB gene encoding Fe-S cluster assembly protein SufB, translated as MTDQVTQKSTAPSSVPESVISDILEKNPELEGIGTYEYGWADSDVAGSNARRGLSEEVVRDISAKKSEPQWMLDLRLKGLKYFDRKPMPTWGADLSGIDFDNIKYFVRSTEKQANTWEDLPEDIRNTYEKLGIPEAERGRLVSGVAAQYESEVVYHQLREDLERQGVIFLDTDTALKEHPEMFQEYFGTVIPVGDNKFGSLNTAVWSGGSFVYVPKGVHVEIPLQAYFRINTENMGQFERTLIIADEDSYVHYIEGCTAPIYTSDSLHSAVVEIIVKKGARVRYTTIQNWSNNVYNLVTKRAIAHEGATMEWIDGNIGSKVTMKYPAVYLVGEHAKGETLSIAFAGEGQHQDTGSKMVHIAPNTKSSIISKSVARGGGRAAYRGLVQVREGAKHSANTVRCDALLVDTISRSDTYPYVDIREDDVTMGHEATVSRVSEEQLFYLMSRGLPEDEAMAMIVRGFIEPIARELPMEYALELNRLIELQMEGAVG; from the coding sequence ATGACGGATCAAGTAACGCAGAAGTCAACGGCGCCCTCATCGGTGCCGGAGTCTGTGATTTCAGACATCCTGGAAAAGAACCCCGAACTTGAGGGCATTGGCACCTACGAGTACGGATGGGCAGACTCCGACGTCGCGGGTTCCAACGCGCGCCGCGGGCTCAGCGAGGAAGTCGTCCGGGACATCTCGGCGAAAAAGAGCGAGCCCCAGTGGATGCTGGACCTCCGCCTGAAGGGCCTGAAGTACTTCGACCGCAAGCCCATGCCGACCTGGGGCGCAGACCTCTCCGGCATTGACTTCGACAACATCAAGTACTTCGTGCGCTCCACCGAGAAGCAGGCCAACACCTGGGAAGACCTGCCCGAGGACATCCGGAACACATACGAGAAGCTCGGCATCCCCGAAGCCGAACGCGGACGCCTGGTCTCCGGCGTCGCGGCTCAGTACGAGTCCGAGGTTGTCTACCACCAGCTCCGCGAGGATCTGGAACGCCAGGGCGTCATCTTCCTGGACACCGACACCGCGCTGAAGGAACACCCGGAAATGTTCCAGGAGTACTTCGGCACGGTCATCCCGGTGGGTGACAACAAGTTCGGTTCGCTGAACACCGCCGTATGGTCCGGCGGATCCTTCGTGTACGTCCCCAAGGGCGTCCACGTGGAGATCCCGCTGCAGGCGTACTTCCGCATCAACACGGAAAACATGGGCCAGTTCGAGCGCACGCTGATCATCGCCGACGAGGACTCCTACGTCCACTACATCGAAGGCTGCACGGCGCCGATCTACACCTCGGACTCGCTGCACTCCGCAGTCGTGGAAATCATCGTGAAGAAGGGCGCACGCGTCCGCTACACGACCATCCAGAACTGGTCGAACAACGTGTACAACCTGGTGACCAAGCGCGCCATTGCCCACGAGGGCGCCACGATGGAGTGGATCGACGGCAACATCGGTTCCAAGGTCACCATGAAGTACCCGGCTGTCTACCTGGTGGGCGAGCACGCCAAGGGTGAAACCCTGTCCATCGCCTTCGCCGGCGAGGGCCAGCACCAGGACACCGGATCCAAGATGGTCCACATTGCCCCGAACACCAAGAGCTCCATCATCTCCAAGTCAGTGGCCCGCGGCGGCGGCCGCGCCGCATACCGCGGCCTGGTCCAGGTCCGCGAAGGCGCCAAGCACTCGGCCAACACCGTGCGCTGCGACGCCCTGCTGGTGGACACTATCTCCCGCTCGGACACGTACCCGTACGTGGACATCCGCGAAGATGACGTCACCATGGGCCACGAGGCAACCGTGTCGCGCGTGAGCGAAGAACAGCTGTTCTACCTCATGTCCCGCGGCCTGCCCGAGGACGAGGCCATGGCCATGATCGTGCGCGGCTTCATCGAGCCGATCGCCCGTGAGCTGCCGATGGAATACGCCCTTGAACTCAACCGCCTCATCGAACTCCAGATGGAAGGAGCCGTCGGTTAA
- the sufD gene encoding Fe-S cluster assembly protein SufD has product MSKLNDVVETVTEQVSKTVEGVKARIGAPSGDSRIRIDGFTEEGENLSPLNESSAVLGGDSSKSHSHGAGAGIPDSSRAGRLTSYNRGDFGKLTGREEDWRFTPLKRLRGLHTAELTGTAPEVAVVAPEGVLVENVARTDARIGSAGIPEDLVAAAAWEAFTEATAVTIPAETIVDGSVTLTMTGAGKDPAAQHIVITAEKFSKAVVVLDHKGSATLSQNVEIVVGDGAELTVVSVQDWDDDAVHASAQYAKIGRDAKFKHVVVSLGGDLVRITPSSRFTAVGGDVQMFGLYYADAGQHLEQRLFVDHAVPNCKSRVMYKGALQGRDAHTVWVGDVLIRKEAEGTDTYEVNRNLLLTDGGRADSVPNLEIETGLIEGAGHASATGRFDDEHLFYLMARGIPEDVARRLVVRGFLNEIIQQIKVPALEERLTEAVERELAAVES; this is encoded by the coding sequence ATGTCGAAGCTTAACGACGTCGTCGAAACCGTGACCGAACAGGTCAGCAAAACCGTAGAGGGTGTCAAAGCCCGGATCGGTGCCCCCTCCGGGGACAGCCGCATCCGGATTGACGGATTCACCGAAGAGGGCGAGAACCTCTCTCCGCTGAACGAATCCTCCGCGGTTCTCGGCGGCGACAGCAGCAAGTCCCACAGCCACGGCGCAGGGGCAGGCATTCCGGACAGCTCACGCGCCGGACGCCTGACCTCCTACAACCGCGGCGACTTCGGCAAACTGACCGGACGTGAGGAAGACTGGCGGTTCACCCCGCTCAAGCGCCTTCGCGGCCTGCACACCGCTGAACTCACCGGCACCGCCCCCGAGGTGGCCGTTGTGGCCCCCGAGGGCGTGCTCGTGGAGAACGTGGCCCGCACCGATGCCCGCATTGGCTCCGCCGGCATCCCGGAGGACCTGGTGGCAGCCGCCGCCTGGGAAGCCTTCACCGAAGCCACCGCCGTCACCATTCCGGCCGAAACCATCGTGGACGGCAGCGTCACGCTGACCATGACCGGGGCCGGCAAGGACCCCGCGGCCCAGCACATCGTCATTACCGCGGAGAAGTTCTCCAAGGCAGTGGTGGTCCTGGACCACAAGGGTTCGGCAACACTGTCCCAGAACGTGGAGATCGTTGTCGGCGACGGCGCCGAGCTCACCGTTGTTTCGGTCCAGGACTGGGACGACGACGCCGTGCACGCGTCCGCCCAGTACGCCAAGATTGGCCGCGACGCGAAGTTCAAGCACGTTGTCGTCAGCCTCGGCGGCGACCTGGTGCGCATTACGCCGTCGTCGCGCTTCACAGCCGTTGGCGGAGACGTGCAGATGTTCGGCCTGTACTACGCCGATGCCGGCCAGCACCTGGAGCAGCGCCTGTTCGTGGACCACGCGGTCCCGAACTGCAAGTCCCGCGTTATGTACAAGGGTGCGCTGCAGGGCCGCGACGCCCACACCGTATGGGTGGGTGACGTCCTGATCCGCAAGGAAGCAGAAGGCACCGACACCTACGAGGTCAACCGCAACCTGCTGCTGACCGACGGCGGCCGTGCCGACTCCGTGCCCAACCTGGAAATCGAAACCGGCCTGATCGAGGGCGCCGGCCATGCCAGCGCCACCGGCCGGTTCGACGACGAGCACCTGTTCTACCTGATGGCCCGCGGCATCCCCGAGGATGTTGCACGCCGCCTGGTGGTCCGCGGGTTCCTCAACGAGATCATCCAGCAGATCAAGGTTCCGGCACTGGAAGAGCGGCTCACCGAGGCCGTCGAGCGCGAGCTCGCAGCAGTCGAGAGCTAG
- the sufC gene encoding Fe-S cluster assembly ATPase SufC, translated as MSTLEIKDLHVSIETEQGVKKQILKGVSLTINTGETHAIMGPNGSGKSTLASTIAGHPRYTVDSGSITLDGADVLDMSVDERARAGLFLAMQYPVEVPGVTMTNFLRTAKTSLDGEAPSLRHWTKDVKAAMSQLRIDADFASRNVNEGFSGGEKKRVEILQLELFHPKFAILDETDSGLDVDALKVVSEGVNREHAKGEMGTLLITHYTRILRYIKPDFVHVFVDGRIAEQGGPELAERLEEEGYDRFTGANATAATATANALKA; from the coding sequence ATGTCTACTCTCGAGATCAAAGATCTTCACGTCAGCATTGAGACCGAACAGGGTGTCAAGAAGCAGATCCTGAAGGGCGTCAGCCTGACCATCAACACCGGTGAGACCCACGCCATCATGGGCCCCAACGGCTCCGGCAAGTCCACTCTGGCCTCCACCATCGCAGGTCACCCGCGCTACACCGTCGACAGCGGTTCCATCACGCTCGACGGCGCCGACGTCCTGGACATGAGCGTTGACGAGCGCGCCCGCGCCGGCCTGTTCCTGGCCATGCAGTACCCGGTCGAGGTCCCCGGTGTCACCATGACCAACTTCCTGCGCACCGCCAAGACCTCGCTCGACGGCGAAGCCCCCTCGCTGCGCCACTGGACCAAGGACGTCAAGGCGGCCATGAGCCAGCTGCGCATCGACGCCGACTTTGCCTCGCGCAACGTCAACGAAGGCTTCTCCGGCGGCGAGAAGAAGCGGGTGGAAATCCTCCAGCTCGAGCTCTTCCACCCGAAGTTCGCCATCCTCGACGAGACCGACTCGGGCCTGGACGTTGACGCGCTGAAGGTTGTTTCCGAAGGCGTCAACCGCGAGCACGCCAAGGGCGAAATGGGTACGCTGCTTATCACCCACTACACCCGGATCCTGCGCTACATCAAGCCGGACTTCGTCCACGTGTTTGTTGACGGCCGGATTGCCGAGCAGGGCGGCCCCGAGCTGGCCGAACGCCTGGAAGAAGAAGGCTACGACCGCTTCACGGGCGCCAACGCGACGGCGGCCACCGCCACCGCGAACGCACTGAAGGCCTAG
- a CDS encoding metal-sulfur cluster assembly factor — translation MSEPNLAQTSLEDVEEALKDVIDPELGVNVVDLGLLYGLRYAEDGALLIDMTLTTAACPLTDVLEEQVGQALDGVVDDWRLSWVWMPPWGPEKITDDGRDQMRALGFNI, via the coding sequence ATGAGTGAGCCGAATCTGGCCCAGACATCCCTCGAGGATGTCGAAGAGGCCCTGAAAGACGTTATCGACCCCGAACTGGGCGTAAACGTTGTTGACCTGGGTCTGCTCTACGGGCTGCGGTACGCCGAGGACGGCGCACTGCTGATCGACATGACGCTGACCACCGCGGCATGCCCGCTGACCGACGTGCTCGAGGAGCAGGTTGGCCAGGCACTGGACGGCGTTGTTGACGACTGGCGCCTGAGCTGGGTCTGGATGCCGCCGTGGGGTCCGGAAAAGATCACCGACGACGGCCGCGACCAGATGCGCGCGCTGGGGTTCAATATCTAG
- a CDS encoding DUF4440 domain-containing protein, with protein sequence MGKSGHFHDEYLAAWNEAMASGDSGPIEAFLSPDYHGWLGQAAAAAEAFDGAAARNGFQDAVSGMRGSTVHTGFRTVAPRGRDEAVVFHEMTYRTGDVVTARALLMESWRLENGRWLLCRDFTEVNVGTPE encoded by the coding sequence ATGGGGAAATCGGGGCATTTTCATGATGAGTATTTGGCGGCCTGGAACGAAGCCATGGCGTCCGGGGACAGCGGACCCATTGAGGCCTTCCTGTCGCCGGATTACCACGGCTGGCTGGGACAGGCGGCGGCCGCGGCGGAAGCTTTCGACGGCGCGGCTGCCCGGAACGGTTTCCAGGACGCGGTGTCCGGCATGCGCGGCAGTACGGTGCACACCGGCTTCCGCACGGTTGCCCCGCGTGGCCGGGATGAAGCCGTGGTGTTCCACGAAATGACGTACCGGACCGGAGATGTCGTGACCGCCCGGGCGCTGCTGATGGAGTCCTGGCGGCTGGAGAACGGTCGCTGGCTCCTCTGCCGCGACTTCACCGAAGTGAATGTCGGGACGCCGGAATAG
- the ypfJ gene encoding KPN_02809 family neutral zinc metallopeptidase, producing the protein MSFNDNARLDSSRVRDRRGKGKGLAVGGGLGGGLILILSLIFGPEVVDGLGITDGADSTAGSGSSQSISECLDGADANERLDCRIVGTAESLDSFWQPALAAEGLTYTEPGVTLFTGQTSTGCGSATAAVGPFYCPADEQTYYDTAFFDELVAQYGASGGPLAQEYVVAHEFGHHIQNLTGVLGASARDPQGAESAAVRTELQADCYAGMWAGAAASVPAPGSSEPFLAELTPADVQDALSAASAIGDDRIQSMATGQVNPESWTHGSGDQRQAWFMQGYENSDGGIGACDTFSAANLDSPGA; encoded by the coding sequence ATGAGTTTTAACGACAACGCACGATTGGATTCCTCCCGGGTCCGGGACCGCCGGGGCAAAGGCAAAGGACTTGCCGTGGGCGGAGGATTGGGCGGCGGCCTGATCCTGATCCTGTCCCTGATCTTTGGGCCGGAGGTCGTGGACGGCCTGGGCATCACCGACGGAGCCGACAGCACGGCGGGATCCGGCAGCTCCCAGTCCATCAGCGAATGCCTCGACGGCGCGGACGCGAACGAGCGCCTGGACTGCCGGATTGTTGGCACGGCCGAAAGCCTGGACAGCTTCTGGCAGCCGGCGCTGGCCGCCGAGGGACTCACCTACACCGAGCCCGGCGTCACCCTGTTCACCGGCCAAACGTCCACCGGCTGCGGGTCCGCAACCGCCGCCGTCGGGCCCTTCTACTGCCCGGCCGATGAACAGACCTATTACGACACCGCGTTCTTTGACGAGCTGGTGGCCCAGTACGGCGCCTCCGGCGGACCGCTGGCCCAGGAGTATGTGGTGGCCCATGAGTTCGGTCATCACATCCAAAACCTGACCGGTGTCCTTGGCGCCTCCGCCCGGGATCCGCAGGGCGCGGAATCAGCCGCGGTCCGCACCGAGCTGCAGGCCGACTGCTACGCCGGGATGTGGGCCGGTGCGGCCGCTTCCGTTCCCGCACCGGGAAGCTCCGAACCCTTCCTCGCGGAACTGACACCGGCCGATGTCCAGGACGCGCTGTCAGCGGCCTCGGCCATTGGTGATGACCGGATCCAGTCGATGGCCACCGGCCAGGTGAATCCGGAGAGCTGGACGCACGGCTCCGGGGACCAGCGCCAGGCGTGGTTTATGCAGGGTTATGAGAATAGCGACGGCGGAATCGGCGCGTGCGACACCTTCAGCGCCGCGAATCTGGACAGCCCGGGAGCCTAG
- a CDS encoding energy-coupling factor transporter transmembrane protein EcfT — MRSAPDLLGSYRHGSSPVHRAPLALKASAVVLFSLGLLAAGSLPVLGGGIVLLAGVYTAARMFSEAWRPLKLMWPVLLLLGVFQAFSAGPATAVLVTGNIFACVAAARLLTLTTPVQDLLDGMVALARPLRFLGADPERFGLTLALMMRSIPFLLGSARDVRHSAMARGLERNPRALTVPVVIKAVAYAQQTGDALAARGIGEPAEHQPTDRRG, encoded by the coding sequence GTGAGAAGCGCACCCGATTTGCTGGGCTCCTACCGGCACGGCAGCTCCCCCGTGCACCGGGCGCCGCTGGCCCTGAAGGCGTCCGCCGTCGTCCTGTTCTCCCTTGGGCTCCTGGCCGCGGGGTCGCTGCCCGTGCTCGGTGGAGGGATCGTGCTGCTGGCCGGGGTTTATACCGCCGCCAGGATGTTCTCCGAAGCATGGCGTCCGCTGAAGCTCATGTGGCCGGTACTGCTGCTGCTCGGTGTTTTCCAGGCGTTCAGCGCCGGCCCGGCAACGGCTGTCCTGGTGACCGGCAATATTTTCGCCTGCGTGGCTGCCGCCCGGCTGCTGACCCTGACCACACCGGTTCAGGATCTGCTGGACGGCATGGTGGCACTGGCCCGTCCGTTGCGTTTCCTTGGCGCGGATCCGGAACGCTTCGGCCTGACGCTGGCCCTCATGATGCGCAGCATTCCCTTCCTGCTGGGCTCCGCCCGCGATGTCCGGCACTCCGCCATGGCACGTGGCCTGGAACGCAACCCCCGGGCGCTGACGGTCCCCGTGGTCATCAAAGCGGTGGCTTATGCACAGCAGACCGGTGACGCCCTCGCCGCCCGCGGCATCGGTGAGCCGGCCGAACATCAGCCCACTGATCGTCGGGGATAA
- a CDS encoding ABC transporter ATP-binding protein: MPMISLRDVSVLPDDAGSAPGTPRPAPILHRISIDLAEPRIAVIGANGSGKSTLLKLINGLLLPDTGTVTVDGLDTAQHGSRIRRRVGFVFTDPLSQLVMPTGRDDVELSLRAGIRRREERRTAAEERLSAMGLLELADRSIYDLSGGERQLMALTSVLAVDPAILVADEPSTLLDLRNTARLRRVFAELPQQVIYTTHDLDFAADAQRVLVVDGGRIVCDGGPEQAIDAYRTLALGAR; encoded by the coding sequence ATGCCAATGATCTCGCTGCGGGATGTTTCGGTGCTGCCAGACGATGCCGGCAGCGCCCCGGGAACCCCGCGCCCGGCTCCCATCCTCCACCGGATCAGCATTGATTTGGCTGAACCGCGGATCGCCGTGATTGGCGCCAACGGGTCCGGGAAATCCACGCTGCTGAAACTCATCAACGGCCTGCTGCTCCCCGACACCGGCACAGTCACGGTGGACGGGCTGGACACGGCACAACACGGCAGCCGGATCCGGCGCCGGGTCGGATTTGTCTTCACGGACCCCCTCTCCCAGCTGGTGATGCCCACGGGGCGCGACGACGTCGAGCTCTCACTTCGCGCCGGTATCCGCCGGCGCGAAGAACGGCGCACGGCGGCCGAGGAACGGCTGTCCGCGATGGGCCTGCTGGAGCTGGCGGACCGCAGCATCTACGACCTGTCCGGCGGTGAACGCCAGTTGATGGCCCTGACCTCCGTGCTGGCCGTTGATCCTGCCATCCTCGTTGCCGACGAACCCAGCACTCTCCTGGATTTGCGCAACACCGCCAGGCTCCGTCGGGTCTTCGCGGAGCTGCCCCAGCAGGTCATTTACACCACGCACGACCTCGATTTCGCTGCCGACGCACAGCGTGTGCTGGTGGTGGACGGCGGCAGGATTGTCTGCGACGGCGGCCCGGAGCAGGCCATCGATGCGTACCGCACCCTGGCCCTGGGGGCACGGTGA